The Chloroflexota bacterium genome has a window encoding:
- the nuoK gene encoding NADH-quinone oxidoreductase subunit NuoK → MPLSWFLILGAALFCIGVYGVLSRRNAIGILMGVELILNAVNVNLIAFWRYRTPDQLTGLVFAVFVMAIAAAEAAVGLALIIAIYRTRDTVIVEDVDLLKM, encoded by the coding sequence ATTCCTCTGTCGTGGTTTCTGATTCTGGGGGCGGCGCTGTTCTGCATCGGCGTGTATGGCGTCCTGTCCCGTCGGAACGCCATCGGCATTCTGATGGGCGTGGAACTCATCCTGAACGCCGTGAACGTGAACTTGATCGCCTTCTGGCGGTATCGCACGCCCGACCAACTCACGGGGCTGGTCTTTGCGGTGTTCGTGATGGCCATCGCGGCGGCGGAGGCGGCGGTGGGCCTGGCGCTCATCATCGCCATCTACCGCACCCGCGACACCGTCATCGTGGAAGACGTGGATCTGCTGAAGATGTAG
- a CDS encoding NADH-quinone oxidoreductase subunit M encodes MDFPILTVITFVPLLGSLIVLLMPKDKERLIKQFSIAVSFIPLILSILLWVNLEKGGGIQFEEQVAWIPTIHVNYHVGADGLSVPLIFLTALLTTLSLFYSSFTIKNRVKEFFFLFLLLEMGMFGVFVSLDFVLFYVFWEIGLVPMYFLIGVWGGPRREYAAIKFFIYTLVGSVAMLLAIIGIYLNTGTFDIIQAAALRPFVENFTLGALAFWAIFLAFAIKVPMFPFHTWLPDAHVEAPTAGSVILAGILLKLGCYGFFRILLPMFPEQFHRFAPIIAVLAVISIVYGAMVSMAQWDLKKLIAYSSVSHMGYVMLGLAAAALALGSEDMLTSQAIAMNGAVFQMFNHGIITGALFFLVGVIYERAHTRDLKAFGGLASKVPYYYGIMLVAGLASLGLPGLAGFWGEFFVFRGTFAIAPVYAVVGVIGIVFTAAYILWKVIQHVFLGPFNEKWANLTDMETYEKITLWPLVIFMVLFGLYPPLIVDTINAAMTRLLSGL; translated from the coding sequence ATGGATTTTCCCATACTGACCGTGATCACGTTCGTACCCCTTCTGGGCAGTCTCATCGTGCTGCTGATGCCCAAGGACAAGGAGCGGCTCATCAAGCAGTTCTCCATCGCCGTGTCCTTCATCCCGCTCATCCTGTCCATCCTGCTGTGGGTGAACCTGGAGAAGGGCGGCGGCATCCAGTTTGAGGAGCAGGTTGCCTGGATTCCGACCATCCACGTCAACTACCACGTGGGGGCCGATGGGCTGAGCGTGCCGCTCATCTTCCTGACGGCGCTGCTCACCACCTTGTCCCTCTTCTACTCGTCGTTTACCATCAAGAACAGGGTCAAGGAGTTCTTCTTCCTGTTCCTGTTGCTGGAAATGGGGATGTTCGGCGTGTTCGTGTCGCTGGACTTCGTGCTGTTCTACGTGTTCTGGGAGATCGGCCTGGTGCCCATGTACTTCCTCATCGGCGTGTGGGGCGGGCCGCGCAGGGAGTACGCCGCCATCAAGTTCTTTATCTACACGTTGGTGGGCAGCGTGGCCATGCTGCTGGCCATCATCGGCATCTACCTGAACACGGGCACCTTTGACATCATCCAGGCGGCGGCGCTGCGCCCGTTCGTGGAGAACTTCACCCTGGGCGCGCTGGCCTTCTGGGCCATCTTCCTGGCGTTCGCCATCAAGGTTCCCATGTTCCCGTTCCACACCTGGCTTCCCGACGCCCACGTGGAAGCGCCCACGGCCGGCTCCGTCATCCTTGCCGGCATCCTGCTGAAACTGGGCTGCTACGGCTTCTTCCGCATCCTGCTGCCCATGTTCCCCGAGCAGTTCCACCGGTTCGCGCCCATCATCGCCGTCCTTGCGGTCATCAGCATCGTGTACGGAGCGATGGTCTCCATGGCGCAGTGGGATCTCAAGAAACTCATCGCCTACTCCTCGGTGAGCCACATGGGATATGTAATGCTGGGGTTGGCCGCGGCGGCTCTTGCTCTGGGGTCCGAGGACATGCTCACCAGCCAGGCCATCGCCATGAACGGCGCGGTCTTCCAGATGTTCAACCACGGGATCATCACGGGCGCCTTGTTCTTCCTGGTGGGCGTCATCTACGAGCGGGCGCACACGCGCGACCTGAAGGCGTTTGGCGGCCTGGCGAGCAAGGTGCCGTACTACTACGGCATCATGCTGGTGGCCGGCCTGGCGTCGCTGGGGCTGCCGGGCCTGGCCGGGTTCTGGGGCGAGTTCTTCGTCTTCCGCGGGACCTTTGCCATCGCGCCGGTCTATGCGGTGGTGGGTGTCATCGGCATCGTCTTCACCGCCGCGTACATCCTGTGGAAAGTCATCCAGCACGTGTTCCTGGGCCCGTTCAACGAGAAGTGGGCGAATCTGACCGATATGGAAACCTACGAGAAGATCACGCTGTGGCCGCTGGTGATCTTCATGGTGCTGTTCGGGTTGTACCCGCCGCTGATTGTGGACACGATCAACGCGGCCATGACGCGGTTGCTGTCGGGCCTGTAA
- the ndhC gene encoding NADH-quinone oxidoreductase subunit A: MQDNYGFLGLYLLIAIAFPFVALGLAYLLRPKRPDPVKSSTYECGLETIGETWVQFKAQYYLYALVFVVFDVETVFLYPWAVAYNRLGLFALVEAFIFVGILVAGLAYAWRKGALRWM, from the coding sequence GTGCAAGACAACTACGGCTTCCTCGGCTTGTACCTGCTCATCGCCATTGCCTTCCCCTTTGTGGCGCTGGGCTTGGCGTACCTCCTTCGCCCCAAGCGGCCAGACCCTGTGAAATCCTCCACATATGAGTGCGGCCTTGAGACCATCGGCGAGACTTGGGTGCAGTTCAAGGCCCAGTACTATCTCTACGCGCTCGTGTTCGTTGTGTTTGATGTGGAGACGGTGTTCCTGTACCCGTGGGCGGTGGCCTACAACCGCCTGGGGCTGTTTGCGCTGGTGGAGGCGTTCATCTTCGTGGGCATTCTGGTCGCGGGGCTGGCCTACGCTTGGCGCAAGGGCGCGCTCCGATGGATGTAG
- a CDS encoding NADH-quinone oxidoreductase subunit J, whose product MSVPQILFLVVGAVTLGAAVAVVTSRNVLHSAFLLALTFFGVAVLYVLLDTPYLAAAQVLVYIGAISVLIVFAIMLSRKVAAPDLVQRNSQWLLSLIVAVALFGVLAYLTLQAAWPAAKQALSVDAIGGLGEAFVGTYALPFEVVSVVLLVALVGAIIIARER is encoded by the coding sequence ATGAGTGTGCCGCAGATTCTCTTTCTCGTGGTCGGAGCGGTTACGCTGGGGGCGGCGGTTGCCGTGGTAACCAGCCGAAACGTGCTGCACAGCGCGTTCCTGCTGGCGCTCACCTTTTTCGGCGTCGCTGTGCTGTACGTGCTGCTGGACACGCCGTACCTGGCCGCAGCCCAGGTTCTGGTGTACATCGGCGCGATCTCGGTGCTCATCGTCTTCGCCATCATGTTGAGCCGCAAGGTGGCCGCGCCCGACCTGGTGCAACGCAACAGCCAGTGGCTTCTGTCGCTCATCGTGGCCGTTGCGTTGTTCGGCGTGCTGGCCTACCTCACGCTCCAGGCGGCCTGGCCCGCGGCCAAGCAGGCGCTGAGCGTGGACGCCATCGGCGGGCTGGGCGAGGCGTTTGTGGGCACCTACGCCTTGCCGTTTGAGGTGGTGTCCGTTGTGCTCCTGGTGGCGCTGGTTGGCGCCATCATCATCGCGCGCGAGCGATAG
- a CDS encoding NADH-quinone oxidoreductase subunit N has product MNLLGLLSPELILLATGLLVLILDMAFHGRQGRREWMPFVAIAGLVVFLIATSFLWGTHESLLSDMMAVDSFALFFKVVAGLSTLLVILASWDYFRGKTPYEGEFYGLLVLAALAITLAAASTDLIMVYLSMEFLSIGSYILVGYLREDPKSNEGAIKYFLYGAVASGIMLYGMSLVYGVTGTTNLAQIAQTLASGKLTGDMLWLMLPALVMLLAGFGFKIALVPFHQWSPDAYEGAPTPVTAFLSVGPKAAGFAILMRVFLAAFPSFQLDWAAVLAAISMITMTLGNVVALKQTNIKRMLAYSSIAHAGYILIGFASVALNSPSLFNGVNGVLLYLLGYLFTNVGVFVAVIAFENATGSNQIPDYAGLIKRSPWLAGTLFVLLLSLTGIPPTAGFLGKFFVFAAAINVQFYVLALVGIVNSAIAAFYYLNVARYMFFVPSEQESRVAIAPALAVALGVATVATLAIGLYPQPFIEFANQSVRLLGVF; this is encoded by the coding sequence TTGAACCTGCTAGGTCTTCTTTCGCCGGAGTTGATACTGCTGGCCACCGGCCTGCTGGTGCTCATCCTGGACATGGCCTTCCACGGCAGGCAGGGGCGGCGCGAGTGGATGCCTTTCGTCGCCATCGCCGGCCTCGTCGTGTTCCTGATTGCAACCTCCTTTCTCTGGGGCACGCACGAGTCCTTGCTGAGCGACATGATGGCGGTGGACAGTTTCGCCCTGTTCTTCAAGGTGGTGGCGGGGCTGTCCACGCTGCTCGTCATCCTGGCATCGTGGGACTATTTTCGGGGCAAGACGCCCTATGAGGGCGAGTTCTACGGGCTGTTGGTGCTCGCGGCCCTGGCTATCACCCTTGCGGCGGCTTCCACCGACCTCATCATGGTGTACCTGTCCATGGAGTTCCTGAGCATCGGCTCGTACATCCTGGTGGGCTACCTGCGCGAGGACCCCAAGTCCAACGAGGGGGCCATCAAGTACTTCCTGTACGGCGCGGTGGCTTCGGGAATCATGCTCTACGGCATGTCGCTGGTGTACGGCGTAACCGGCACCACGAACCTGGCGCAGATTGCCCAGACCTTGGCCTCGGGCAAACTGACCGGCGACATGCTATGGCTGATGCTGCCGGCGCTGGTGATGCTCCTGGCGGGGTTCGGGTTCAAGATCGCGCTGGTGCCCTTCCACCAGTGGTCGCCGGATGCCTACGAGGGCGCGCCGACGCCGGTTACCGCCTTTCTGTCGGTGGGGCCGAAGGCGGCGGGGTTCGCCATCCTCATGCGCGTGTTCCTGGCGGCGTTCCCATCGTTCCAGTTGGACTGGGCGGCAGTGCTGGCGGCCATCTCCATGATCACCATGACGCTGGGTAACGTGGTCGCCCTCAAGCAGACCAACATCAAGCGCATGCTGGCCTATTCCAGCATCGCCCACGCGGGGTACATCCTCATCGGCTTCGCGTCGGTCGCGCTGAACTCGCCCAGCCTGTTCAACGGTGTCAACGGCGTGCTGCTGTACCTGCTGGGCTACCTGTTCACCAACGTGGGCGTCTTTGTGGCCGTGATCGCCTTTGAGAACGCCACCGGCTCCAACCAGATTCCCGACTACGCGGGCCTCATCAAGCGGTCGCCGTGGCTGGCGGGGACGCTGTTCGTGCTCCTGCTGTCGCTCACCGGCATTCCGCCCACGGCGGGGTTCCTGGGCAAGTTCTTCGTGTTCGCCGCGGCCATCAACGTGCAGTTCTACGTCCTGGCGTTGGTGGGCATCGTGAACAGCGCCATCGCCGCGTTCTACTACCTGAACGTGGCGCGGTATATGTTCTTCGTGCCTTCGGAGCAGGAGTCGCGCGTGGCCATCGCGCCGGCGCTGGCGGTGGCTCTGGGCGTCGCCACGGTTGCCACGCTGGCTATCGGCCTGTATCCGCAGCCGTTCATTGAGTTCGCGAACCAGTCGGTGCGGCTTCTGGGCGTGTTCTAG
- a CDS encoding NADH-quinone oxidoreductase subunit B, producing the protein MFEDDAVPVEKIDRNIFLTTVDWIYNWGRQYSMWPAMFGLACCAIEMIGASTARYDIARFGMEFYRASPRHADLMIVAGTVTHKMAPQVKRIWDQMPEPKYCLAMGSCAISGGIFKSYAVLQGVDEIVPVDVYVPGCPPRPEALFDGIRKIHQMVRAQSIKTVRWYGKEK; encoded by the coding sequence ATGTTTGAAGACGACGCTGTTCCGGTAGAGAAGATTGACCGCAACATATTTCTTACCACCGTGGATTGGATTTACAACTGGGGACGCCAATACTCCATGTGGCCGGCGATGTTCGGTCTGGCGTGCTGCGCCATTGAGATGATCGGCGCGTCCACGGCCCGCTACGACATCGCGCGCTTTGGGATGGAGTTCTACCGCGCATCCCCCCGCCACGCCGACCTGATGATCGTGGCCGGCACCGTTACCCACAAGATGGCGCCGCAGGTCAAGCGCATCTGGGATCAGATGCCCGAACCCAAGTATTGCCTGGCCATGGGTTCTTGCGCCATTAGCGGCGGCATCTTCAAGTCCTACGCCGTGCTTCAGGGCGTGGACGAGATCGTGCCGGTGGACGTGTACGTGCCCGGATGCCCCCCGCGCCCCGAGGCGCTGTTTGACGGTATCCGCAAGATCCACCAGATGGTGCGCGCCCAGTCCATCAAGACGGTGCGCTGGTACGGCAAGGAGAAGTAA
- the nuoL gene encoding NADH-quinone oxidoreductase subunit L — protein MTEIFDWVRLIPLFPFLAFAIILLFTQRNQKLSTYLAWVGIGLAWLVGWTIVFRAIADPHVLEEGFRAPIFAIPTGRGTLQLGFQVDALTTAMLFMVPFVCLMIFIYSKGYMHGDPRYSRFFAYISLFATGMLGLIVSDNLLLLYIFWEVMGLCSYLLIGFWFEKPSAMKAGLKAFITTRIGDVIMFLGMLLLYSATGTLSFHEIFSEETLHFLKESTVWLPLLGTVPLAPVIAVLLFGGAVGKSAQFPLHVWLPDAMEGPTPVSALIHAATMVSAGVYLVARMFPIFALLPETASMSVVAFIGGFTALFAATIALAQDDIKRVLAYSTISQLGYMIAALGVGAYVAATFHLITHAFFKALLFLGSGSVIHGAGTQDMMEMGGLRKKMPITFWTFLAGMLALAGIPPFAGFWSKDEILAHAFEEFMHKGVASWPFFVWLVLSLGAFLTAFYMARQVFLTFYGETRSEHMHAHESPKVMTYPLIGLAVFAVFLGFVGVPEEFPVLGPLFGNNFFHHVVGHAYPATPLNWGVMGLSVLLALTGLFLGWLVYGRNPLKAGQPDPMTKLGPVYTLLRNKYYIDEFYSKVIVRPAVALATLLFRFDNSWVIDPLVNLVGKVGVWLSDLGRIFDLNIIDGIVNGVAAVTGWFGKILRLTQTGKAQNYLLVAILTVLMLLGLYLYLPL, from the coding sequence ATGACAGAAATCTTTGACTGGGTACGACTGATACCGCTGTTTCCGTTTCTGGCGTTTGCCATCATCCTGCTGTTCACGCAGCGCAACCAGAAACTGAGCACGTATCTGGCCTGGGTGGGCATCGGCCTGGCGTGGCTCGTGGGGTGGACGATCGTCTTTCGGGCCATCGCAGACCCTCATGTCCTGGAAGAGGGGTTCCGCGCACCCATCTTCGCCATCCCCACGGGGCGTGGGACTCTGCAACTGGGCTTCCAGGTGGATGCGCTCACCACCGCCATGCTGTTCATGGTGCCGTTCGTGTGCCTGATGATCTTCATCTACTCCAAGGGGTACATGCACGGCGACCCGCGCTACTCGCGCTTCTTTGCCTACATCTCCCTGTTCGCCACGGGTATGCTCGGCCTCATCGTATCCGATAACCTGCTGCTGCTGTACATCTTCTGGGAAGTGATGGGGCTGTGCTCCTACCTGCTCATCGGCTTCTGGTTTGAGAAGCCGTCGGCCATGAAGGCGGGGCTGAAGGCGTTCATCACCACGCGCATCGGCGATGTCATCATGTTCCTGGGCATGCTCCTGCTGTACTCGGCGACGGGCACCCTGAGTTTCCACGAGATTTTCTCCGAGGAGACGCTGCACTTCCTGAAGGAAAGCACAGTGTGGCTGCCGCTGTTGGGGACGGTGCCGCTGGCTCCCGTGATCGCCGTTCTGCTGTTCGGCGGCGCGGTGGGCAAATCGGCGCAGTTCCCGCTGCACGTGTGGCTGCCCGACGCGATGGAAGGCCCCACGCCTGTGTCGGCGCTGATTCATGCGGCTACCATGGTGTCGGCGGGCGTGTACCTGGTGGCGCGCATGTTCCCTATCTTCGCCCTGCTGCCCGAGACGGCGTCCATGTCGGTTGTCGCCTTCATCGGCGGGTTCACGGCGCTGTTCGCGGCAACCATCGCTCTGGCGCAGGATGACATCAAGCGCGTGCTGGCCTATTCCACCATCAGCCAGTTGGGATACATGATCGCGGCGCTGGGCGTGGGCGCCTACGTCGCGGCCACGTTCCACCTCATCACCCATGCGTTCTTCAAGGCGCTCTTATTCCTCGGCTCCGGCTCGGTGATCCACGGCGCGGGGACGCAGGACATGATGGAAATGGGCGGCCTTCGCAAGAAGATGCCCATCACGTTCTGGACATTCCTGGCAGGCATGTTGGCGCTGGCGGGCATCCCGCCCTTCGCAGGCTTCTGGAGCAAGGACGAGATCCTGGCCCACGCGTTTGAGGAGTTCATGCACAAGGGCGTGGCTTCGTGGCCGTTCTTCGTGTGGCTGGTGTTGTCGCTGGGCGCGTTCCTGACGGCGTTCTACATGGCGCGGCAGGTGTTCCTCACCTTCTACGGCGAGACCCGCTCGGAGCACATGCACGCCCACGAAAGCCCGAAGGTGATGACGTACCCGCTCATCGGCCTGGCCGTGTTCGCGGTATTCCTCGGCTTCGTCGGCGTGCCCGAGGAGTTCCCCGTGCTGGGGCCGCTGTTCGGCAACAACTTCTTCCACCACGTGGTCGGGCACGCCTACCCCGCGACGCCGCTCAACTGGGGGGTAATGGGCCTGTCCGTTTTGCTGGCGCTGACCGGCCTGTTCCTGGGCTGGTTGGTGTACGGGCGCAACCCGCTCAAGGCGGGCCAACCCGATCCCATGACCAAACTCGGGCCGGTGTACACCCTGCTGCGCAACAAGTACTACATAGACGAATTCTACAGCAAGGTCATCGTGCGGCCTGCCGTGGCCCTCGCCACGCTGCTGTTCCGCTTTGACAACTCGTGGGTCATTGACCCGCTGGTCAACCTGGTGGGCAAGGTCGGCGTATGGCTCTCGGATTTGGGGCGCATCTTTGACCTGAACATCATAGACGGTATCGTGAACGGCGTGGCCGCCGTAACCGGCTGGTTCGGCAAGATTCTGCGGCTGACCCAGACCGGCAAGGCCCAGAACTACCTGCTGGTGGCCATCCTGACCGTTCTCATGCTGCTCGGCCTGTACCTGTACCTGCCCTTGTAG
- a CDS encoding NADH-quinone oxidoreductase subunit D, whose amino-acid sequence MLKTETITINMGPQHPSTHGVFRMVLTLNGETIVDLKPMFGYLHRGLEKTSESRTYLQAVPFTDRLDYICSMSNNFAYAVAVEKLAGIEVPIRAEYIRVIMAELTRLVNHMLAVGFLFNDLGAWYTPVVYAFRERERILDLFEMASGSRMMCNYIRPGGVSGDLPAEFLPLLRQMIPHLENFVQEIRDYLSDNEIFKARAVGVGFLPADMAVAYSITGPVLRASGVKYDVRKAEPYSIYDQFEFDVPTQVAGDVYARYLQRLDEMDESLKILRQAVERIPDGEYATKVPSRLRPPKGEAYARIESPKGELGFYLVSDGSPNPYRWRNRPPSLINLSALREMCLGHKVADVVTILGSIDITLADVDR is encoded by the coding sequence ATGCTAAAGACCGAGACGATCACCATCAACATGGGGCCCCAACACCCCAGCACGCACGGCGTCTTCCGCATGGTTTTGACCCTCAACGGGGAGACCATCGTGGACCTCAAGCCCATGTTCGGCTACCTGCACCGAGGGCTGGAAAAGACCAGCGAAAGCCGAACCTACCTTCAGGCCGTTCCCTTCACCGACCGCCTGGACTATATCTGCTCCATGAGCAACAATTTTGCCTACGCGGTGGCCGTGGAGAAACTGGCGGGCATTGAGGTCCCCATCCGCGCCGAATACATCCGCGTCATCATGGCCGAACTGACCCGTCTGGTCAACCACATGCTGGCCGTCGGGTTCCTGTTCAACGACCTGGGGGCCTGGTACACGCCCGTGGTCTATGCGTTCCGCGAGCGCGAGCGCATCCTGGACCTGTTTGAGATGGCCAGCGGGTCGCGCATGATGTGCAACTACATCCGGCCGGGCGGCGTGTCGGGCGATCTCCCTGCGGAGTTCCTCCCGCTCCTGCGGCAGATGATTCCCCACCTGGAGAACTTCGTCCAGGAGATTCGCGACTACCTTTCGGACAACGAGATTTTCAAGGCGAGGGCCGTGGGCGTGGGCTTCCTGCCGGCGGACATGGCGGTGGCCTACAGCATCACGGGGCCGGTGCTGCGCGCGTCGGGCGTGAAGTACGACGTGCGCAAGGCCGAGCCGTATTCCATCTACGACCAGTTTGAGTTTGACGTGCCGACCCAGGTGGCCGGCGATGTATACGCGCGCTATCTCCAGCGCCTGGACGAGATGGACGAGAGCCTCAAGATTTTGCGCCAGGCCGTGGAACGCATCCCCGACGGGGAGTACGCCACCAAGGTTCCGTCGCGCCTGCGCCCACCCAAGGGCGAAGCCTACGCCCGCATTGAATCGCCCAAGGGCGAACTGGGCTTCTACCTAGTCAGCGACGGTTCGCCCAACCCGTACCGTTGGCGCAACCGTCCGCCGTCGCTCATCAACCTGTCGGCGCTGCGCGAGATGTGCCTCGGGCACAAGGTGGCCGACGTGGTAACGATTCTGGGAAGCATTGACATCACCCTTGCTGACGTAGACCGCTGA
- a CDS encoding NADH-quinone oxidoreductase subunit C, with protein sequence MTNEEILSRLKDAFPDVAFQVQTEETKDFTLIVPAERLVEVATHLRDHLDFDYLSDVTSVDYPDRFEVVYHLFSMKRGGGVLTLKVHLPDKEHPEVDSVTPIWPGANYQEREVYDLMGISFRNHPDLRRIMLWDGFPGHPLRKDFENRLYTYKELEPTRPKPPNW encoded by the coding sequence GTGACCAACGAAGAAATCCTGTCAAGGCTGAAAGACGCGTTCCCAGATGTCGCGTTCCAGGTGCAGACCGAGGAGACCAAGGACTTTACCCTGATTGTCCCCGCGGAACGATTGGTGGAGGTGGCGACTCACCTGCGCGATCATCTGGATTTTGACTATCTTTCCGACGTAACGAGCGTGGACTATCCCGACCGATTTGAGGTCGTTTACCACCTGTTCAGCATGAAGCGCGGCGGGGGCGTCCTGACGCTGAAAGTCCACCTGCCCGATAAGGAGCACCCCGAGGTGGACTCGGTAACGCCCATCTGGCCGGGGGCCAACTACCAGGAGCGCGAGGTCTATGACCTCATGGGCATCTCGTTCCGGAATCATCCCGACCTGCGCCGCATCATGCTGTGGGATGGCTTTCCGGGGCATCCTCTACGCAAAGATTTTGAGAACCGCCTGTACACGTACAAGGAGTTGGAGCCGACCCGTCCCAAACCGCCCAACTGGTAG
- the nuoH gene encoding NADH-quinone oxidoreductase subunit NuoH, which translates to MQVLDDLWIRIAQWLRGVFDSFLPPWAAQLVMDVLGILLLIVWGIVVVLAFTYMERKVIARVGDRIGPNRAGPFGIFQAIADAIKMLTKEDVTPTNADRAMFLAAPIVIVIPAVLLYAVLPFGRGMVGVDLSIAVVFVVAMGGIPILTMLMAGWASNNKYALLGGFRTVAQLISYEVPMVVALLTVVLLAGTMSTVGIVEAQARFPFALVTPVAFVVYMLAGLAELNRTPFDLLEADSEIVAGYFIEYSGMKFAMFFLAEYINLFMVAGMITTLFLAGWQWPILPSWLWFLIKVIVVIFLMMWIRSTIPRFRIDQMLGFAWKALVPLSLVNLFVVALVAKVLEPGWARTGVLFVSNLALLAGAGAILSRQSRKREEQARVAGEAAIRRYYGSPIR; encoded by the coding sequence ATGCAAGTTCTAGACGACCTCTGGATAAGGATCGCGCAGTGGCTTCGCGGCGTGTTTGACTCGTTCCTTCCGCCCTGGGCCGCCCAGTTGGTGATGGACGTGCTGGGGATTCTGCTCCTCATCGTGTGGGGCATCGTCGTTGTCCTGGCGTTCACCTACATGGAGCGCAAGGTCATCGCCCGCGTCGGAGACCGCATCGGGCCCAACCGCGCCGGCCCGTTTGGCATTTTCCAGGCGATCGCCGATGCCATCAAGATGCTCACCAAAGAAGACGTAACGCCGACCAACGCCGACCGCGCGATGTTCCTGGCAGCGCCCATCGTGATCGTCATCCCCGCCGTGCTCTTGTATGCTGTGCTCCCCTTCGGGCGGGGCATGGTGGGCGTGGATCTCAGCATCGCCGTGGTGTTTGTGGTGGCGATGGGCGGCATCCCCATCCTGACCATGCTGATGGCCGGTTGGGCATCCAACAACAAGTACGCCCTGCTGGGCGGGTTCCGAACGGTGGCCCAACTCATCAGTTACGAGGTGCCGATGGTGGTGGCATTGCTCACCGTCGTGCTGCTGGCCGGCACCATGTCTACCGTGGGCATCGTTGAGGCCCAGGCGAGATTCCCGTTTGCCCTCGTTACGCCTGTCGCGTTCGTGGTGTACATGCTGGCGGGGCTGGCCGAACTCAACCGCACGCCCTTTGACCTGTTGGAAGCCGACTCGGAGATTGTGGCCGGCTACTTCATTGAGTACAGCGGCATGAAGTTCGCCATGTTCTTCCTGGCCGAGTACATCAATCTGTTCATGGTGGCGGGCATGATCACCACGCTGTTCCTGGCGGGCTGGCAGTGGCCGATCTTGCCATCCTGGCTGTGGTTTCTCATCAAGGTCATCGTCGTCATCTTCCTGATGATGTGGATTCGCTCCACAATCCCGCGCTTCCGCATTGACCAGATGCTGGGCTTCGCCTGGAAGGCGCTGGTGCCGCTGTCGCTGGTCAACCTGTTCGTGGTCGCGCTGGTGGCGAAGGTGCTGGAGCCGGGGTGGGCGCGCACGGGTGTCCTGTTCGTCAGCAACCTCGCGCTCCTTGCTGGTGCGGGAGCCATCCTGTCGCGCCAATCCCGCAAGCGCGAGGAGCAGGCGCGGGTGGCGGGCGAGGCCGCGATCCGGCGCTACTACGGCAGTCCGATTCGTTGA
- a CDS encoding 4Fe-4S binding protein yields the protein MYGKGIAKGLWVTLKHLWGTYAKDIKKFPRRYAPGGIAKRPDYDLYGLFTLQYPEERYEMFPRFRGALMHLRNPETGEPNCTACGACERACPHGVISVEGEGKGKDRKVTAYRYDLGRCIFCRLCVESCNFNAIEMSHEYELARYKKDFLLELDELLKIGDKYGIHRTGEAWGVTE from the coding sequence ATGTACGGGAAGGGCATCGCAAAAGGCCTCTGGGTTACCCTCAAACACCTGTGGGGAACCTACGCCAAGGACATCAAGAAGTTCCCCAGGCGCTACGCGCCGGGCGGCATCGCCAAGCGCCCCGACTATGACCTATACGGTCTGTTCACGCTCCAGTACCCGGAGGAGCGGTATGAGATGTTTCCGCGGTTTCGCGGGGCGCTCATGCATCTGCGCAATCCGGAGACCGGCGAGCCGAATTGCACCGCGTGCGGCGCGTGCGAACGCGCATGCCCCCATGGCGTCATCAGCGTGGAGGGCGAGGGCAAGGGCAAAGACCGCAAAGTTACCGCCTACCGGTACGACCTGGGCCGGTGCATCTTCTGCCGCCTGTGCGTGGAGTCGTGCAACTTCAACGCCATTGAGATGAGCCACGAGTACGAACTCGCGCGCTACAAGAAGGACTTCCTCCTGGAGTTGGACGAACTGCTGAAGATCGGCGACAAGTACGGCATCCACAGAACCGGTGAGGCGTGGGGGGTTACCGAATGA